In Rhineura floridana isolate rRhiFlo1 chromosome 6, rRhiFlo1.hap2, whole genome shotgun sequence, one genomic interval encodes:
- the CDC20 gene encoding cell division cycle protein 20 homolog isoform X1, whose translation MAEGAGRVSSRTREKRPIDMAQFLFEIDLHGLLKLDAPIPNAPPARWQRKAKEAAVASSGPTPDTTAPSPMKPTNRPHSTSKTPSKTPGKSGSKAQNTPNKTGGDRYIPNRSAMQMDVANFLLTKEDSSDETPTKKEHQKAWAMNLNGFDVDEAKILRLSGKPQNAPEGYQNSLKVLYSQKSTPGSTRKNGRYIASMSDRILDAPDIRNDYYLNLIDWSALNFLAVALDKTVYLWNHDSREIIQLMQMEHADDYISSVSWIKEGNYLAIGTSNAEVQLWDIQQKKRLRNMVSHSSRVSSLSWNNYILSSGSRTGHIHHHDVRVAEHHVATLAGHTQEVCGLKWAPDGRYLASGGNDNLVNIWPSTQGDSGSFCPMHTFTQHQGAVKAVAWSPWQSNVLATGGGTSDRHIRIWNVCSGACLNTVDAQSQVCAVLWSTNYKELVSGHGFAQNHLVVWKYPSMSKVTELKGHTARVLSLTMSPDGSTVASAAADETLRLWRCFELDPARKKEKESSTKSSIIHQGIR comes from the exons ATGGCGGAAGGGGCCGGAAGAGTTTCATCCAGAacgagagaaaag CGCCCCATCGATATGGCACAGTTTCTGTTTGAGATTGACTTGCATGGGCTGTTGAAGCTGGATGCCCCTATCCCCAATGCACCTCCTGCTCGATGGCAGCGCAAAGCTAAGGAGGCTGCTGTTGCCAGCTCTGGACCTACCCCTGACACCACCGCTCCTTCACCAATGAAGCCAACTAACAGACCTCATAGCACGAGCAAGACCCCCTCCAAGACACCAG GCAAGTCGGGTTCCAAAGCACAAAACACTCCAAACAAAACCGGAGGGGATAGATACATTCCCAATCGCAGTGCTATGCAAATGGATGTGGCCAACTTCCTCTTGACCAAAGAGGATTCCTCTGATGAGACACCCACTAAGAAG GAACATCAGAAGGCTTGGGCAATGAATCTGAATGGTTTTGATGTAGACGAGGCAAAAATCTTAAGGCTgagtgggaagcctcagaatgccCCTGAAG GATACCAGAACAGTCTCAAAGTGCTATACAGCCAGAAAAGCACACCAGGCTCCACTCGGAAGAATGGTAGATATATTGCCTCCATGTCAGACCGGATTCTGGATGCCCCAGACATTCGCAATGACTACT ATCTGAACCTGATTGACTGGAGTGCCCTCAACTTCCTGGCTGTGGCTCTGGATAAAACAGTGTATCTGTGGAACCATGACTCCCGTGAAATAATACAGCTCATGCAGATGGAACACGCAGATGACTACATCTCCTCTGTGTCTTGGATTAAAGAGGGAAATTACCTTGCAATCGGCACAAGTAACGCAGAGGTCCAG TTATGGGACATTCAGCAGAAGAAGCGTCTACGAAACATGGTCAGTCATTCATCCCGTGTGAGCTCCCTGAGTTGGAACAACTACATCCTATCCAG TGGATCAAGAACCGGTCACATTCATCATCATGATGTTCGTGTGGCAGAACACCATGTGGCAACACTGGCTGGCCACACACAAGAAGTGTGTGGGCTCAAGTGGGCACCTGATGGTCGTTATCTGGCCAGTGGAGGAAATGACAATCTGGTAAACATCTGGCCAAGCACCCAAGGGGACAGTGGGTCATTTTGTCCTATGCATACTTTCACACAACATCAGGGAGCTGTCAAG GCTGTAGCTTGGAGTCCATGGCAGTCTAATGTACTGGCAACAGGAGGTGGAACAAGCGACCGGCATATTAGAATCTGGAATGTGTGCTCAGGTGCCTGCCTCAATACAGTGGATGCACAGTCCCAG GTGTGTGCTGTACTTTGGTCTACAAATTACAAAGAACTTGTGTCTGGTCATGGATTTGCCCAGAACCACCTCGTGGTGTGGAAATATCCATCCATGTCCAAGGTCACTGAGCTGAAAG GTCATACAGCTAGGGTGCTAAGCCTAACTATGAGCCCAGATGGGTCCACAGTGGCATCGGCAGCAGCAGATGAAACATTGAGGCTCTGGCGATGTTTTGAGCTGGACCCAGCACGCAAGAAGGAGAAAGAGAGCAGCACCAAGAGCAGCATTATCCATCAAGGCATTCGCTGA
- the CDC20 gene encoding cell division cycle protein 20 homolog isoform X2 produces MAQFLFEIDLHGLLKLDAPIPNAPPARWQRKAKEAAVASSGPTPDTTAPSPMKPTNRPHSTSKTPSKTPGKSGSKAQNTPNKTGGDRYIPNRSAMQMDVANFLLTKEDSSDETPTKKEHQKAWAMNLNGFDVDEAKILRLSGKPQNAPEGYQNSLKVLYSQKSTPGSTRKNGRYIASMSDRILDAPDIRNDYYLNLIDWSALNFLAVALDKTVYLWNHDSREIIQLMQMEHADDYISSVSWIKEGNYLAIGTSNAEVQLWDIQQKKRLRNMVSHSSRVSSLSWNNYILSSGSRTGHIHHHDVRVAEHHVATLAGHTQEVCGLKWAPDGRYLASGGNDNLVNIWPSTQGDSGSFCPMHTFTQHQGAVKAVAWSPWQSNVLATGGGTSDRHIRIWNVCSGACLNTVDAQSQVCAVLWSTNYKELVSGHGFAQNHLVVWKYPSMSKVTELKGHTARVLSLTMSPDGSTVASAAADETLRLWRCFELDPARKKEKESSTKSSIIHQGIR; encoded by the exons ATGGCACAGTTTCTGTTTGAGATTGACTTGCATGGGCTGTTGAAGCTGGATGCCCCTATCCCCAATGCACCTCCTGCTCGATGGCAGCGCAAAGCTAAGGAGGCTGCTGTTGCCAGCTCTGGACCTACCCCTGACACCACCGCTCCTTCACCAATGAAGCCAACTAACAGACCTCATAGCACGAGCAAGACCCCCTCCAAGACACCAG GCAAGTCGGGTTCCAAAGCACAAAACACTCCAAACAAAACCGGAGGGGATAGATACATTCCCAATCGCAGTGCTATGCAAATGGATGTGGCCAACTTCCTCTTGACCAAAGAGGATTCCTCTGATGAGACACCCACTAAGAAG GAACATCAGAAGGCTTGGGCAATGAATCTGAATGGTTTTGATGTAGACGAGGCAAAAATCTTAAGGCTgagtgggaagcctcagaatgccCCTGAAG GATACCAGAACAGTCTCAAAGTGCTATACAGCCAGAAAAGCACACCAGGCTCCACTCGGAAGAATGGTAGATATATTGCCTCCATGTCAGACCGGATTCTGGATGCCCCAGACATTCGCAATGACTACT ATCTGAACCTGATTGACTGGAGTGCCCTCAACTTCCTGGCTGTGGCTCTGGATAAAACAGTGTATCTGTGGAACCATGACTCCCGTGAAATAATACAGCTCATGCAGATGGAACACGCAGATGACTACATCTCCTCTGTGTCTTGGATTAAAGAGGGAAATTACCTTGCAATCGGCACAAGTAACGCAGAGGTCCAG TTATGGGACATTCAGCAGAAGAAGCGTCTACGAAACATGGTCAGTCATTCATCCCGTGTGAGCTCCCTGAGTTGGAACAACTACATCCTATCCAG TGGATCAAGAACCGGTCACATTCATCATCATGATGTTCGTGTGGCAGAACACCATGTGGCAACACTGGCTGGCCACACACAAGAAGTGTGTGGGCTCAAGTGGGCACCTGATGGTCGTTATCTGGCCAGTGGAGGAAATGACAATCTGGTAAACATCTGGCCAAGCACCCAAGGGGACAGTGGGTCATTTTGTCCTATGCATACTTTCACACAACATCAGGGAGCTGTCAAG GCTGTAGCTTGGAGTCCATGGCAGTCTAATGTACTGGCAACAGGAGGTGGAACAAGCGACCGGCATATTAGAATCTGGAATGTGTGCTCAGGTGCCTGCCTCAATACAGTGGATGCACAGTCCCAG GTGTGTGCTGTACTTTGGTCTACAAATTACAAAGAACTTGTGTCTGGTCATGGATTTGCCCAGAACCACCTCGTGGTGTGGAAATATCCATCCATGTCCAAGGTCACTGAGCTGAAAG GTCATACAGCTAGGGTGCTAAGCCTAACTATGAGCCCAGATGGGTCCACAGTGGCATCGGCAGCAGCAGATGAAACATTGAGGCTCTGGCGATGTTTTGAGCTGGACCCAGCACGCAAGAAGGAGAAAGAGAGCAGCACCAAGAGCAGCATTATCCATCAAGGCATTCGCTGA